One genomic segment of Helianthus annuus cultivar XRQ/B chromosome 14, HanXRQr2.0-SUNRISE, whole genome shotgun sequence includes these proteins:
- the LOC110903924 gene encoding uncharacterized protein LOC110903924 isoform X2, with translation MTPNRVTIVETSCTRKTEKPCSIYGTGGGPVAVWCTLPLVLGNFEFHEKLGWIARWCFCDIDVAPNGQRLKIIKVLPLKVLVWYQNLQISFSISCLLKVLATFNKPQLSCCLEQIIQFYINREVVTTLRSISGTGSLRVATGICIIVCM, from the exons ATGACTCCTAACAGAGTGACGATTGTTGAGACAAGTTGCACCAGGAAAACAGAAAAGCCTTGTTCTATCTATGGTACTGGGGGTGGACCCGTTGCCGTTTGGTGCACCTTACCCTTAG TGTTGGGTAACTTTGAGTTCCATGAAAAGCTTGGGTGGATAGCTAGGTGGTGCTTTTGTGATATAGACGTTGCTCCCAATGGTCAAAGATTGAAG ATAATAAAAGTTCTCCCTTTAAAAGTTTTGGTTTGGTACCAAAATCTGCAAATCAGTTTTTCCATTTCCTGCCTTTTAAAAGTTTTGGCTACATTCAACAAGCCACAGCTAAGTTGTTGTTTGGAGCAGATAATCCAGTTTTACATCAACCGAGAAG TTGTCACCACTCTAAGGTCTATCTCGGGCACCGGGTCCCTTCGAGTTGCTACAGGCATTTGCATCATAGTTTGTATGTGA
- the LOC110903924 gene encoding uncharacterized protein LOC110903924 isoform X1 — translation MTPNRVTIVETSCTRKTEKPCSIYGTGGGPVAVWCTLPLGKRKMLGNFEFHEKLGWIARWCFCDIDVAPNGQRLKIIKVLPLKVLVWYQNLQISFSISCLLKVLATFNKPQLSCCLEQIIQFYINREVVTTLRSISGTGSLRVATGICIIVCM, via the exons ATGACTCCTAACAGAGTGACGATTGTTGAGACAAGTTGCACCAGGAAAACAGAAAAGCCTTGTTCTATCTATGGTACTGGGGGTGGACCCGTTGCCGTTTGGTGCACCTTACCCTTAGGTAAACGAAAAA TGTTGGGTAACTTTGAGTTCCATGAAAAGCTTGGGTGGATAGCTAGGTGGTGCTTTTGTGATATAGACGTTGCTCCCAATGGTCAAAGATTGAAG ATAATAAAAGTTCTCCCTTTAAAAGTTTTGGTTTGGTACCAAAATCTGCAAATCAGTTTTTCCATTTCCTGCCTTTTAAAAGTTTTGGCTACATTCAACAAGCCACAGCTAAGTTGTTGTTTGGAGCAGATAATCCAGTTTTACATCAACCGAGAAG TTGTCACCACTCTAAGGTCTATCTCGGGCACCGGGTCCCTTCGAGTTGCTACAGGCATTTGCATCATAGTTTGTATGTGA